In Niveispirillum cyanobacteriorum, the following proteins share a genomic window:
- a CDS encoding BON domain-containing protein has protein sequence MAMLLAVGVALAAPAIAQTDAGNNPAVAALDDDGLRKAVEKRWRDNGGLDERLRVEVRDSRALLTGRAANPDERVNAVKLAWQVDGLKEVINEIGIGDESSLSDRTTDMWITAQLRKDLMTDAEITSGNYTIETVNQVIYLMGRARSPQELERVRNHAREIARVRRVVSHVQVSN, from the coding sequence ATGGCGATGCTGCTGGCGGTGGGCGTTGCCCTGGCCGCCCCGGCCATTGCACAGACGGATGCGGGGAATAATCCGGCCGTTGCCGCGTTGGATGATGACGGCCTTCGCAAGGCCGTCGAAAAGCGTTGGCGCGACAATGGCGGATTGGACGAACGGCTGCGCGTAGAGGTACGCGACAGTCGGGCGCTACTGACCGGCCGGGCCGCCAACCCCGACGAACGGGTGAACGCCGTGAAGCTGGCTTGGCAGGTCGATGGCCTGAAGGAAGTGATCAACGAGATCGGGATCGGCGACGAAAGCAGCCTGTCCGACCGGACCACGGACATGTGGATCACGGCGCAGTTGCGCAAGGATTTGATGACGGATGCGGAGATCACGTCGGGTAACTACACGATCGAGACGGTCAATCAGGTGATTTACCTGATGGGCCGCGCCCGCTCGCCGCAGGAACTGGAACGGGTACGCAACCATGCGCGTGAAATCGCGCGGGTCCGGCGGGTGGTGAGCCATGTCCAAGTTTCAAATTGA
- a CDS encoding MmcB family DNA repair protein, with translation MSISAIPELVPVSEAPSMPMIPLPRPQSDAAAAITRGVRRMLAERGVRGLVEFSLANGRRADILALADDGEVTIVEVKSSIIDFKTDQKWPEYLDYCDRFFFAVDADFPVDLIPAECGLIIADAFGAEIIRPAPLAKLAAARRKTLTLKVAHIAMARLHRVEDPGLRVGE, from the coding sequence ATGAGCATTTCCGCGATCCCTGAACTTGTGCCCGTGTCTGAGGCGCCATCGATGCCGATGATCCCGTTGCCGCGCCCCCAATCGGACGCGGCGGCGGCCATCACGCGGGGCGTGCGCCGTATGCTGGCGGAAAGGGGTGTGCGGGGGCTGGTCGAATTCTCGCTGGCCAATGGCCGGCGGGCCGACATTCTGGCCCTGGCCGATGATGGCGAGGTGACCATCGTCGAGGTCAAAAGCAGCATCATCGATTTCAAGACCGACCAGAAATGGCCGGAATATCTGGATTATTGCGACCGATTCTTTTTCGCTGTTGATGCGGATTTTCCGGTCGATCTGATCCCCGCCGAATGCGGCCTGATCATTGCCGATGCTTTCGGGGCGGAAATCATCCGCCCGGCACCGCTGGCCAAGCTGGCGGCGGCCCGTCGCAAGACACTGACGCTGAAGGTCGCGCATATCGCCATGGCCCGCCTGCACCGGGTGGAAGATCCGGGCCTGAGGGTGGGGGAGTAA
- a CDS encoding VanZ family protein: MLNPPTVIRHSTGGLILAVAILLLPWMAVQPQLAPPGEGGADKYLHMFCFAGLAFVGLWTVRTFVARVVVLASLLLLGAGIEWLQASAPGRQGSWGDLAADAGGLLLALILLRCWPMARNMLIPEVD, from the coding sequence ATGCTGAACCCTCCCACGGTCATCCGTCATTCCACTGGCGGACTGATCCTGGCTGTTGCCATCCTGCTGCTGCCCTGGATGGCAGTGCAGCCGCAACTGGCCCCACCGGGTGAGGGCGGCGCGGATAAGTATCTGCACATGTTCTGCTTCGCGGGTTTGGCATTCGTCGGCCTTTGGACCGTCCGCACCTTCGTAGCACGGGTGGTGGTCCTGGCTTCACTCCTGCTCCTGGGGGCGGGGATCGAGTGGTTGCAGGCGTCGGCGCCAGGACGGCAGGGCAGCTGGGGCGATCTAGCCGCCGATGCGGGCGGACTTTTGCTGGCACTCATCCTTTTGCGATGCTGGCCGATGGCACGGAATATGCTAATTCCTGAAGTAGATTGA
- a CDS encoding tetratricopeptide repeat protein, giving the protein MRVLGLRSPVAAMNLVMLALALTGAASAQQSPPSPSAKVQKTGSSPIAQYLTGRIAQNAGAWDVASANLGAALKQDPDNPALLRRTFLLSLGEGRQQEALTLARRQAVQEQGGSFVAHALLVADDLRAGRTADAAARIAKLPADGMAPYIGPLLSSWIAVAEGDYDRAIKILDPLNAHEGFKSIRIQQLALIEDLRGNRDAAFQYYSDAAKQGMPLRLVLLIGNFQERSGATDAARRLYRQYLDANPDNMVVEDSLARMDKGSVPAPLVGNAAAGLGEALFQLASALHQEGAAEMALLYDRVALHLTPEQPLARLLVGDILSNRDRDETALAEFRAVTGGAGILWMARMRQVDVLRQLDRDDEAAALLQKMAAERPARTDALLRLGDMHRLAKRQDQALAAYDQALARVKEDRPRDWMLHYARAMTLDAKGDWAGTEAALKKALTLQPDQPSLLNYLGYSYIDRGVNLDQGTAMIEKAVAQRPHDGFFTDSLGWAMFKLGKVEKAVELLEKALELEPGDPSINDHLGDAYWAVGRRDEARFQWSRAAIQAEKDDGLRRAAEAKLKNGMVTTVKAEGTTTR; this is encoded by the coding sequence GTGCGTGTTCTGGGCTTGCGGTCGCCGGTGGCGGCCATGAATTTGGTGATGCTGGCCCTCGCCCTCACAGGTGCTGCATCGGCCCAACAATCACCCCCATCCCCATCAGCAAAAGTTCAGAAGACCGGCAGCAGTCCGATTGCCCAGTATCTGACCGGTCGCATTGCCCAGAATGCCGGTGCCTGGGACGTGGCCAGCGCCAATTTGGGCGCCGCACTCAAACAGGATCCGGACAATCCGGCCCTGCTGCGCCGGACCTTTCTTCTCTCCCTGGGTGAGGGGCGCCAGCAGGAGGCGCTGACGCTCGCGCGGCGTCAGGCGGTACAGGAACAGGGGGGCAGCTTTGTAGCCCATGCCCTGCTAGTGGCCGATGACCTGCGCGCCGGACGCACGGCGGACGCCGCGGCCCGCATTGCCAAGCTGCCAGCGGACGGGATGGCCCCCTATATTGGCCCCTTGCTGTCCAGCTGGATTGCCGTGGCAGAGGGGGATTACGACCGCGCCATCAAAATTCTGGACCCGCTGAACGCCCATGAAGGCTTCAAGTCCATCCGCATACAGCAACTGGCCCTGATCGAGGATTTGCGCGGCAATCGTGATGCGGCGTTCCAATATTATTCTGACGCCGCCAAACAGGGCATGCCGCTGCGCCTTGTGCTGCTGATCGGGAATTTCCAGGAACGGTCCGGTGCAACCGACGCGGCCCGGCGCCTTTACCGCCAGTATCTGGATGCCAATCCCGACAATATGGTGGTCGAAGACTCGCTGGCGCGCATGGACAAGGGCAGTGTACCCGCACCCCTCGTCGGCAACGCCGCCGCCGGTCTGGGCGAGGCGCTGTTCCAACTGGCCTCTGCGCTGCACCAGGAAGGAGCGGCGGAGATGGCGCTGCTCTACGATCGCGTCGCCCTGCACCTGACCCCGGAACAGCCGCTGGCCCGCCTTCTGGTGGGCGACATCCTGTCCAACCGGGACCGGGATGAAACGGCGCTGGCGGAGTTCCGCGCTGTGACCGGCGGGGCAGGCATTCTGTGGATGGCCCGCATGCGGCAGGTGGATGTCCTACGGCAGTTGGACCGGGATGACGAAGCCGCCGCCCTGTTGCAGAAAATGGCAGCGGAGCGTCCGGCACGCACCGATGCACTGCTGCGGCTGGGCGATATGCATCGCCTTGCCAAACGCCAGGATCAGGCCCTGGCCGCCTATGACCAGGCACTGGCACGGGTGAAGGAGGACAGGCCCCGCGACTGGATGCTGCATTACGCCCGCGCAATGACCCTGGACGCCAAGGGCGACTGGGCGGGGACGGAGGCAGCGCTGAAGAAGGCGCTGACATTGCAGCCGGATCAGCCCAGCCTGTTGAACTATCTGGGCTATTCCTACATCGACCGCGGCGTGAACCTGGACCAGGGTACGGCCATGATCGAAAAGGCCGTGGCCCAGCGCCCGCACGATGGATTCTTTACCGACAGCCTGGGCTGGGCGATGTTCAAGTTGGGCAAGGTCGAAAAGGCTGTGGAACTGCTGGAAAAGGCGCTGGAGCTAGAACCCGGCGACCCATCTATCAATGACCATCTGGGCGATGCTTATTGGGCTGTGGGCCGGCGTGACGAAGCCCGCTTCCAATGGTCCCGCGCCGCGATACAGGCGGAAAAGGATGACGGCCTGCGCCGGGCCGCCGAAGCCAAGCTGAAAAACGGCATGGTCACGACGGTGAAGGCAGAGGGGACAACGACCCGGTAA
- a CDS encoding bifunctional riboflavin kinase/FAD synthetase has protein sequence MLIYRHTTDLPAAIRGCAVALGNFDGVHQGHRAVIDAAKQAARAKGVPAAVLTFEPHPRSLFRPDDAPFRLTPWRIKARLVEALGIDALFEVRFDEAFSHLTADEFVRQILVDGLAVSHVVAGYDFVFGHRRGGDMAFLRNAGERFGFTVTEVRPVAGPDATAFSSTRVRQHLQAGEVEQTATILGHDWEIEGRVEHGDKRGRTIGFPTANVELGTYLRPRLGVYAIMAGVDEGARTVWHKGVANIGRRPTVGGLTERLEAHLFDFDGDLYGRHLRVRLSRFIRPEMKFDSFQALKDQIVADSAKARELLY, from the coding sequence ATGCTGATTTATCGCCATACTACCGACCTTCCGGCAGCCATTCGCGGCTGCGCGGTGGCACTTGGCAATTTCGACGGCGTGCATCAGGGCCATCGCGCCGTCATCGACGCGGCGAAGCAAGCCGCCCGCGCAAAGGGCGTTCCTGCCGCCGTCCTAACCTTTGAGCCGCATCCGCGCAGCCTGTTTCGTCCCGACGATGCCCCCTTCCGCCTGACACCCTGGCGTATTAAAGCTCGGCTGGTGGAGGCGCTGGGCATTGATGCCCTGTTCGAGGTGCGGTTCGATGAGGCCTTTTCCCACCTGACCGCGGATGAGTTTGTGCGCCAGATTCTGGTGGATGGGCTGGCCGTGTCGCATGTCGTGGCAGGCTACGACTTCGTCTTTGGGCACAGGCGCGGTGGGGATATGGCCTTCCTGCGCAACGCCGGTGAACGCTTCGGGTTTACGGTGACGGAGGTTCGCCCCGTGGCCGGCCCCGATGCCACGGCATTTTCCTCCACCCGCGTGCGCCAGCATTTGCAGGCGGGTGAGGTGGAGCAGACAGCCACCATCCTGGGCCATGACTGGGAGATCGAGGGACGGGTGGAACATGGCGACAAGCGAGGCCGTACCATCGGCTTTCCCACCGCCAACGTGGAACTGGGCACCTATCTACGCCCGCGCCTGGGGGTCTACGCCATCATGGCCGGCGTGGATGAGGGGGCGCGCACCGTCTGGCACAAGGGGGTCGCCAATATCGGTCGCCGTCCGACCGTGGGTGGGCTGACCGAACGGCTGGAGGCCCATCTGTTCGACTTTGATGGCGACCTGTATGGCCGACATCTGCGCGTGCGTCTGAGCCGCTTCATTCGTCCGGAAATGAAGTTCGACAGTTTCCAGGCGCTGAAGGACCAGATCGTGGCCGACAGCGCCAAGGCGCGGGAACTTCTGTACTGA
- a CDS encoding MFS transporter, with protein sequence MPIGLFALTAGAFGIGTTEFVIMGLLLQVSADLGISVSTAGLLISGYALGVFVGAPLLTLLTGRLPRKVLLVALMVVFTIGNIACAIAPDYGSLMVARVITSLAHGTFFGVGSIVATGLVAPDRKASAIAIMFTGLTMATLLGVPFGAWLGLHFGWRSTFWAVALIGVVATLVLAVFVPADKTAPQPLSIRQELTVLTKPQVWLGLVMTALGFAGVFAVFTYIQPILTRITGFSDAAVSPILLVFGGGLAIGNLLGGKLADKRLMPTLLGTLVALTLVEGVMTFAMQDKIAAIIFVGLMGIAAFATVAPLQMRVLEKANGAGQGLASSLNIAAFNLGNALGAWIGGVTIDRGPGLGAVTWVAALVTLAGLAVALVSRALDRGTVGVRPVASTPH encoded by the coding sequence ATGCCTATCGGATTATTCGCCCTGACGGCTGGTGCCTTTGGCATCGGCACGACGGAATTTGTCATCATGGGCCTGCTGCTGCAGGTCTCTGCCGACCTTGGAATCTCTGTCTCTACGGCGGGCCTGCTCATTTCCGGCTATGCGCTGGGGGTGTTTGTCGGTGCGCCGCTTCTGACCCTTCTGACAGGCCGGCTGCCGCGCAAGGTGCTGCTGGTCGCCCTGATGGTGGTGTTCACCATCGGCAATATCGCCTGCGCCATCGCGCCGGACTATGGCTCCCTGATGGTAGCGCGGGTCATCACCTCGCTGGCCCATGGCACGTTCTTCGGTGTCGGCTCCATCGTGGCCACGGGTCTAGTGGCCCCTGACCGCAAGGCATCCGCCATCGCCATCATGTTCACGGGCCTGACCATGGCCACCCTGCTGGGCGTGCCGTTCGGAGCGTGGCTGGGCCTGCATTTCGGCTGGCGCTCCACCTTCTGGGCCGTGGCCCTGATCGGCGTTGTCGCCACTCTGGTGCTGGCTGTTTTCGTGCCGGCGGATAAGACGGCACCGCAACCCCTTTCCATCCGTCAGGAACTGACGGTGCTGACGAAGCCGCAGGTCTGGCTGGGGCTGGTGATGACGGCTTTGGGTTTCGCCGGTGTGTTTGCCGTCTTCACCTATATCCAGCCGATCCTGACCCGCATCACCGGCTTCTCTGATGCGGCGGTGTCGCCCATCCTGCTGGTGTTCGGCGGGGGGCTGGCCATCGGCAACCTGCTGGGCGGTAAGCTGGCGGACAAGCGGTTGATGCCTACGCTGCTGGGCACGCTGGTTGCCCTGACCCTGGTGGAAGGCGTGATGACCTTTGCCATGCAGGACAAGATCGCGGCCATCATCTTCGTCGGCCTGATGGGTATCGCCGCCTTCGCCACCGTCGCCCCCTTGCAGATGCGCGTGCTGGAAAAGGCGAACGGGGCGGGGCAGGGGCTGGCCAGCAGCCTGAACATCGCGGCTTTCAATCTGGGCAATGCCCTTGGCGCCTGGATTGGCGGGGTGACCATTGATCGGGGACCGGGCCTGGGTGCCGTCACCTGGGTCGCGGCCCTGGTGACGCTGGCCGGCCTTGCCGTGGCACTGGTCAGCCGTGCCCTGGACCGGGGGACGGTCGGTGTCCGCCCTGTGGCCTCGACGCCGCATTGA
- a CDS encoding LysR family transcriptional regulator — translation MSRLEINRAGEMEVFARVVEAGNFSGAARALNMTPSAVSKLVARMEARLGARLLNRTTRQLRLTPEGDLFHERCRRILADMAEAEQEVAAGSTPRGPVRINSSVPLGMLHLLPLVPKLSALYPEIQLDITLTDMVVDLMQERADIAIRVGPLKGANLLARKLGEGRVVVVASPDYLARHGIPRTPDDLAHHNMMAFGFVRSVGPWPFRLPDGSRIEVPVRGNIRLGDGESMRHLALAGHGLARHGLFHVAADIAAGRLVPLLEDYSTGEVEVVHAVFQGGPVMPPRIRAVIDFLAREMRIG, via the coding sequence ATGTCGCGATTGGAGATCAACCGGGCCGGCGAGATGGAGGTCTTTGCCCGCGTGGTGGAGGCTGGCAATTTCTCCGGCGCAGCGCGGGCGTTGAACATGACGCCATCGGCAGTTAGCAAGCTGGTGGCGCGCATGGAAGCGCGGCTGGGGGCGCGGCTGCTCAACCGCACCACACGCCAACTGCGCCTGACACCGGAGGGCGATCTGTTCCATGAGCGCTGCCGCCGCATCCTGGCCGACATGGCGGAAGCCGAGCAGGAGGTGGCAGCAGGCAGTACCCCGCGCGGACCGGTGCGCATCAACAGTTCGGTGCCTCTGGGCATGCTGCATCTGCTGCCGCTGGTGCCGAAACTGTCGGCGCTTTATCCCGAGATCCAGTTGGACATCACCCTGACCGATATGGTCGTGGACCTGATGCAGGAACGCGCCGACATCGCCATTCGGGTCGGCCCGCTGAAAGGGGCCAATCTTCTGGCCCGCAAACTGGGCGAGGGCCGGGTGGTGGTCGTAGCCTCTCCCGATTATCTGGCCCGTCATGGCATCCCTCGCACGCCCGACGATCTGGCCCATCACAATATGATGGCCTTCGGCTTCGTGCGCAGCGTCGGCCCCTGGCCCTTCCGCCTGCCGGATGGCAGCCGGATCGAGGTGCCGGTACGGGGCAATATTCGCCTAGGCGATGGTGAAAGCATGCGGCATCTGGCCCTGGCTGGGCACGGGCTGGCCCGCCACGGCCTGTTCCATGTCGCCGCCGATATTGCGGCGGGGCGGCTGGTGCCGCTACTGGAGGATTACTCGACAGGAGAGGTCGAGGTGGTTCACGCCGTGTTCCAGGGCGGTCCCGTCATGCCGCCGCGCATCCGTGCGGTGATCGATTTTCTGGCCCGCGAAATGCGCATCGGGTGA
- a CDS encoding glutathione binding-like protein: MTIQLHAWPTPNGYKVSIALEEMGLPYEVHAVNIGAGDQFKPDFLKIAPNNRMPAIVDPEGPEGKPLSLFESGAILIYLAEKTGQFRPKDPAVWYTHIQWLMWQMGGVGPMFGQAGHFILYAPEKVPYGIERYRNESKRLLKVANTRLEEATYLGGDDYGIADMATFPWVRNAPKYDIDLNEFPHVQRWFNAIAARPAVQRGLGLLADKVKPAGTPLSDKERENLYGKK, from the coding sequence ATGACCATCCAGCTTCATGCCTGGCCGACTCCCAACGGCTACAAGGTCTCCATCGCGCTTGAGGAAATGGGCCTGCCCTATGAGGTGCATGCCGTCAATATCGGTGCCGGTGATCAATTCAAGCCCGACTTCCTGAAGATCGCGCCCAACAACCGCATGCCCGCCATCGTCGACCCCGAAGGGCCGGAGGGCAAGCCGTTGAGCCTGTTCGAAAGCGGCGCCATCCTGATCTATCTGGCGGAAAAGACCGGGCAGTTCCGGCCCAAAGACCCCGCTGTCTGGTATACCCATATTCAGTGGCTGATGTGGCAGATGGGCGGCGTCGGCCCGATGTTCGGGCAGGCCGGTCACTTCATCCTCTACGCCCCGGAAAAGGTACCCTATGGCATCGAACGCTACCGCAACGAGTCCAAGCGCCTGTTGAAGGTGGCCAATACCCGCCTGGAAGAGGCGACCTATCTGGGTGGCGATGATTACGGCATCGCCGACATGGCCACATTCCCCTGGGTCCGCAACGCCCCGAAATATGATATCGACCTGAACGAGTTCCCGCATGTCCAGCGCTGGTTCAACGCCATCGCCGCCCGCCCGGCGGTGCAGCGCGGCCTGGGCCTGCTGGCCGACAAGGTGAAGCCGGCAGGCACCCCGCTGTCCGACAAGGAACGCGAGAACCTTTACGGTAAGAAGTAA
- a CDS encoding ComEC/Rec2 family competence protein: MRLDGLVRRTGLSWLAAGLLAESGRWVLWFPVLIGVGIGFYFALDHEPPIWVGPGALVLAMVTGVLVQVRRPDWALAAWILLLAVPMGFAASQLRTALVAAPMLREDIGPVGVRGRVVQIDRLDKGMRLFLTDVTVPGLAAADTPRILRISMRNTETMPLIGERVRLFATIGPASDAVEPGAFDFRRHLYFLGVGGTGFALGRVRRLDGPVEEGVLLEQWRHVIADRVAARLPDQATAGMVTALLNGQPTAIPETDMEAMRQSGLQHLLSISGLHIALVAGLVFFLLRGGMALWPAFALRHPIKKYAAVAALAASIFYMLMVGSPVPTQRSVLMTGVMLLAVLVDRNPFSLRVVAVAALVVMLIQPETIIGPSFQMSFAAVIALVAAFEVATPWMAARRKEGGQGWFGQSLTYVGSLSLTSLVAGMVTIPFGLHHFQQMSNYGLLANMIAVPVTSFWVMPWGLLVYLLMPLGLEGWAVTAMGWGAEAILWTAHWVADMPGAALHLPLLPATGLVIFTLSCLWLCLWQGRIRLLGLAGMLAGLMFLPLAPRPDLRINGDGKVVGVRLADGSLAVSTRRAGRFDSDEWAKRDGMSVEPRAWPKQGSKDGRLTCDTPDACLYRLNGRTVAIALSPAAVDALCRPGIDALVTRHPVNDCAAAIVIGPQTLADRGAHSLYLDGNIRVDAVRAGAAARPWN, translated from the coding sequence ATGCGGTTAGATGGGCTGGTGCGACGGACCGGGTTATCCTGGCTGGCCGCCGGCCTGCTGGCCGAAAGCGGTCGCTGGGTCCTGTGGTTTCCCGTTCTGATCGGGGTAGGGATCGGCTTCTATTTCGCCCTGGATCATGAGCCACCAATTTGGGTGGGGCCGGGGGCCTTGGTCCTTGCCATGGTGACCGGCGTCCTGGTTCAGGTCCGGCGACCGGATTGGGCGCTGGCGGCTTGGATTTTGTTGCTGGCGGTCCCGATGGGCTTTGCGGCGTCCCAACTGCGCACCGCCCTGGTCGCGGCCCCAATGCTGCGGGAAGATATCGGCCCCGTTGGCGTCAGGGGGCGGGTCGTACAGATCGACCGGCTGGACAAGGGCATGCGGTTGTTCCTGACCGACGTGACGGTGCCGGGTCTGGCTGCCGCTGATACGCCCCGCATATTGCGTATTTCAATGCGGAATACCGAAACCATGCCCTTGATTGGGGAGCGCGTGCGTCTGTTCGCGACCATCGGCCCGGCATCGGACGCCGTTGAACCGGGAGCCTTCGATTTCCGCCGCCATCTCTATTTCCTGGGAGTAGGAGGGACAGGCTTCGCGCTGGGCCGGGTGCGACGGCTGGATGGGCCGGTGGAGGAGGGGGTGCTGTTGGAACAGTGGCGGCATGTGATTGCTGATCGCGTTGCGGCACGTCTGCCCGATCAGGCGACGGCCGGCATGGTCACGGCCCTGCTGAATGGCCAGCCCACAGCGATACCGGAAACGGATATGGAGGCGATGCGACAATCGGGTCTGCAGCACCTTCTGTCCATCTCGGGCCTGCATATCGCCCTGGTGGCGGGGCTGGTTTTCTTTCTGCTGCGCGGCGGCATGGCGCTGTGGCCCGCATTCGCCCTGCGTCACCCAATCAAGAAGTATGCGGCGGTGGCGGCGCTGGCCGCGTCCATCTTTTATATGCTCATGGTGGGATCACCCGTGCCAACGCAGCGGTCGGTGCTGATGACCGGTGTCATGCTGCTGGCGGTGCTGGTGGACCGTAACCCGTTCTCCTTGCGCGTCGTGGCCGTGGCCGCCCTGGTGGTGATGCTGATCCAGCCGGAAACCATCATCGGCCCTAGCTTTCAGATGTCGTTCGCCGCCGTCATCGCGCTGGTCGCCGCGTTCGAGGTGGCGACACCCTGGATGGCGGCACGCCGGAAGGAGGGGGGGCAGGGCTGGTTTGGCCAAAGCCTGACTTATGTCGGCAGCCTCTCACTGACCTCGCTGGTGGCGGGCATGGTCACCATCCCCTTCGGCCTGCATCACTTTCAGCAGATGTCAAACTATGGCCTGCTGGCAAATATGATCGCGGTACCAGTTACCAGCTTCTGGGTCATGCCCTGGGGGCTTCTCGTCTATCTGCTCATGCCGCTGGGCCTGGAGGGGTGGGCCGTCACGGCCATGGGTTGGGGGGCGGAGGCCATTCTTTGGACAGCGCATTGGGTGGCCGACATGCCGGGGGCGGCCCTGCATTTGCCGCTGCTGCCGGCGACAGGACTGGTGATTTTCACCCTCTCCTGTTTATGGCTGTGTCTGTGGCAGGGGCGGATCAGGCTGCTGGGTTTGGCCGGCATGCTGGCCGGTCTAATGTTTCTGCCCCTGGCCCCCCGGCCTGATCTGCGGATCAACGGAGATGGCAAGGTGGTGGGTGTCCGTCTGGCCGATGGCTCCCTTGCCGTTTCCACCCGGCGCGCCGGACGGTTCGACAGTGATGAATGGGCGAAGAGGGATGGGATGTCGGTTGAACCGCGCGCCTGGCCCAAGCAGGGCAGCAAAGACGGTCGCCTGACATGTGACACGCCGGATGCCTGCCTCTACCGGTTGAATGGCCGGACGGTCGCCATCGCTCTCTCGCCGGCGGCTGTCGATGCGCTGTGTCGGCCCGGCATTGACGCCCTGGTCACACGCCATCCTGTCAATGACTGCGCTGCAGCAATTGTCATCGGGCCACAGACCCTGGCCGACCGGGGCGCGCATTCCCTCTACCTTGATGGCAATATCAGGGTGGATGCCGTCCGGGCCGGTGCAGCGGCGCGGCCCTGGAACTGA
- the gltX gene encoding glutamate--tRNA ligase, with protein MIVTRFAPSPTGYLHIGGGRTALFNWLFAKHHQGKFLLRIEDTDRARSTDAAVDAILEGLKWLGLEWDGEAISQFQRKDRHAEVVAEMLANGTAYRCYCTPEELDAMREAQKAAGQQPRYDGRWRDRDPSEAPAGVAPAIRLKAPREGETVVKDHVQGEVRVQNSQLDDLILLRSDGTPTYLLAVVVDDHDMDVTHVVRGDDHLTNTFRQIQIYNAMGWKTPEFAHIPLIHGPDGAKLSKRHGALGIEAYRDMGFLPETMRNYLLRLGWGHGDAEIISTEQAIEWFTLEGIGRSPSRLDFAKMENLNAHYIREAEDARLVTLTTPFIEAKIGRALTDVEKDRLRRSIPGFKPRVKTLIELADGSLYLFAARPLAMDEKAGALLTAEVRGQIGALAAKFAEAGEWTAGALEAIVRDFAEANGLKLGKVAQPLRAALTGTTVSPPIFEVAEILGREESLSRLEDVKNHG; from the coding sequence ATGATCGTCACCCGCTTCGCCCCCTCGCCCACCGGTTACCTTCATATCGGCGGCGGCCGCACGGCCCTGTTCAACTGGCTGTTTGCCAAGCATCATCAGGGCAAGTTCCTGCTGCGCATCGAGGATACGGACCGCGCCCGGTCCACCGATGCCGCCGTGGATGCGATTCTGGAAGGGCTGAAATGGCTGGGTCTGGAATGGGATGGCGAGGCGATCAGCCAGTTCCAGCGCAAGGACCGGCATGCCGAGGTGGTAGCCGAAATGTTGGCCAACGGCACCGCCTATCGCTGCTACTGCACCCCGGAAGAGCTGGACGCGATGCGCGAGGCGCAGAAGGCCGCCGGCCAGCAGCCGCGCTATGACGGCCGCTGGCGCGACCGCGACCCGTCGGAAGCCCCCGCCGGTGTGGCCCCCGCCATCCGCCTGAAGGCCCCGCGCGAGGGCGAAACGGTGGTGAAGGACCATGTGCAGGGTGAGGTGCGGGTGCAGAACAGCCAGCTGGACGACCTGATCCTACTGCGCTCCGACGGCACGCCGACATATCTGCTGGCCGTCGTGGTCGATGATCATGACATGGACGTCACCCATGTGGTGCGCGGCGATGACCATCTGACCAACACCTTCCGCCAGATCCAGATTTACAATGCCATGGGCTGGAAGACACCGGAATTCGCCCATATCCCCCTGATCCATGGACCGGACGGAGCCAAGCTGTCCAAGCGCCATGGCGCGCTGGGCATCGAGGCCTATCGTGACATGGGCTTCTTGCCCGAAACCATGCGCAATTACCTGCTGCGCCTGGGCTGGGGCCATGGCGATGCAGAGATCATTTCGACCGAACAGGCCATTGAGTGGTTCACGCTGGAGGGTATCGGCCGGTCCCCCTCGCGTCTGGACTTCGCGAAGATGGAGAACCTGAACGCCCATTATATCCGTGAAGCGGAGGATGCGCGTCTGGTCACTTTGACCACGCCGTTCATTGAGGCCAAGATTGGCCGCGCCCTGACGGATGTGGAGAAGGACCGGCTGCGGCGCTCCATCCCCGGCTTCAAGCCGCGCGTAAAGACGCTGATCGAGCTGGCCGACGGCTCGCTTTATCTGTTCGCCGCCCGCCCGCTTGCCATGGATGAAAAAGCCGGTGCCCTGCTGACGGCAGAGGTGCGCGGGCAGATCGGTGCCCTGGCCGCGAAGTTTGCTGAGGCTGGCGAATGGACGGCGGGTGCGCTGGAAGCCATTGTCCGCGATTTCGCGGAAGCGAATGGTCTGAAGCTGGGCAAGGTGGCACAGCCGCTGCGCGCCGCCCTGACCGGAACCACGGTTTCGCCGCCGATTTTTGAGGTTGCGGAAATTCTTGGGCGCGAAGAGAGCCTGTCGCGTTTAGAAGATGTCAAAAACCATGGTTAA